Proteins encoded together in one Impatiens glandulifera chromosome 1, dImpGla2.1, whole genome shotgun sequence window:
- the LOC124921170 gene encoding nucleosome assembly protein 1;4-like → MSNGNTDALDISAAAAALSVEDREGLVNDLKKTILELADKKLEILDDLTPNVRKRVEYLRELQSQHDELKTKFVEERIILEAKYEKLYEPLYAKRSGVLIGTIEVDGVTNEGKKDEDKEAEEKGVPSFWLIAMKNNEVLAEEITELDEEALKYLKDITWCKLEGAQGFKLTFSFDPNPFFKNTILTKAYHMINEEEDILEKAIGTPIEWLPGKCLTQKTLKKKPKKGSKNTKPITKIENCESFFHFFNPPQIPDDDDEDIDSDAVEELQDQLEQDYDVGSTILEDIIPRAVSWYTGEAASDDEFEVAVDDGEDNDEDDDDDEDDEDEEEEEEVDA, encoded by the exons ATGAGTAACGGAAACACAGATGCCCTAGATATATCTGCCGCCGCCGCAG CTCTAAGTGTAGAGGATCGCGAAGGTCTTGTGAATGATTTAAAG AAGACAATTCTAGAATTGGCTGATAAGAAATTGGAAATTCTTGATGATTTAACACCTAATGTTAGGAAGCGTGTAGAGTATCTCAGGGAACTCCAG AGCCAACATGATGAATTGAAGACAAAGTTTGTAGAGGAGAGAATAATATTGGAGGCTAAGTATGAGAAGCTCTATGAGCCTCTTTATGCAAAA AGAAGTGGTGTTCTGATTGGTACTATTGAAGTTGATGGTGTTACTAATGAGGGGAAAAAGGATGAAGATAAAGAAGCTGAAG AGAAAGGGGTGCCCAGTTTTTGGCTTATTGCGATGAAAAATAATGAAGTGTTGGCTGAAGAG ATAACAGAGCTTGATGAAGAGGCTCTCAAATATCTTAAAGACATTACATGGTGTAAACTTGAGGGTGCCCAGGGTTTTAAGCTTACATTCTCCTTTGATCCCAATCCTTTCTTCAAGAACACCATTCTAACTAAAGCCTATCACATGATTAATGAAGAGGAAGATATATTGGAGAAAGCAATTGG GACTCCGATTGAATGGTTACCAGGAAAGTGCTTGACTCAGAAAACTCTCAAGAAGAAGCCAAAGAAAGGATCTAAGAATACAAAACCTATCACAAAGATTGAGAATTGCGAGAGTTTCTTCCACTTCTTTAATCCTCCACAGATtcctgatgatgatgatgaggacATTGACAGTGATGCT GTTGAAGAACTTCAGGACCAATTGGAACAAGACTATGATGTTGG TTCTACCATTCTTGAAGATATAATTCCACGAGCTGTTTCATGGTATACTGGGGAAGCTGCAAGTGATGATGAGTTTGAGGTTGCTGTTGATGATGGTGAAGacaatgatgaagatgatgatgatgatgaagatgatgaagacgaggaagaagaggaagaagttGATGCTTAG